In a single window of the Pseudodesulfovibrio profundus genome:
- the ribD gene encoding bifunctional diaminohydroxyphosphoribosylaminopyrimidine deaminase/5-amino-6-(5-phosphoribosylamino)uracil reductase RibD, with translation MSTCRVNSSNDEGFMACALDLAAKGRGPTAPNPCVGAVLVADNGQGEEVVAGGWHTQYGALHAERECLAAARERQLDPCGMTMYVTLEPCNHHGKTPPCTEAIIEAGITRVVIGTRDPNPIAAGGIEKLREHGIQVTEGVLENECRDMIADFLHWQNTAGTFNIVKMATTLDGKIASRHMVPEPVSSAESFARVHDLRGMVHAVVVGGGTFRADNPSLTCRQDELPKDFRQPFGVIVTSRLPDKAGEFKLLRDRPDQAIFFTTEEAARSTNADALRELGARVWPLGGTTGDLDLKQGFERLRDELQCYYTLIEGGGRFAMQCVESGLAQELVQFIAPRILGDDQAPSAFSGRENISMSQTRNFRIIKTQRSGPDMMMVMRPVEPDAE, from the coding sequence ATGTCTACATGCCGGGTGAATTCCTCTAACGACGAAGGATTCATGGCCTGCGCCCTGGACCTGGCAGCGAAAGGACGTGGCCCGACCGCACCCAATCCGTGTGTCGGGGCAGTACTGGTTGCCGACAACGGACAGGGCGAGGAAGTGGTCGCCGGGGGATGGCACACGCAATATGGTGCACTCCACGCCGAGCGGGAATGTCTGGCTGCCGCCCGCGAACGCCAGCTCGACCCCTGCGGCATGACCATGTACGTCACGCTCGAGCCGTGCAATCATCACGGCAAGACACCTCCCTGCACCGAGGCGATTATCGAGGCGGGCATTACCCGTGTCGTCATCGGCACCCGTGATCCCAACCCGATAGCTGCCGGCGGCATTGAAAAGCTCAGGGAACACGGAATCCAGGTAACCGAAGGCGTGCTTGAGAACGAATGCCGCGACATGATCGCCGACTTTCTCCACTGGCAGAACACCGCCGGCACCTTCAACATCGTCAAGATGGCCACCACCCTGGATGGGAAGATCGCATCACGGCACATGGTACCCGAGCCGGTCTCTTCTGCCGAATCCTTTGCCCGTGTCCATGACCTGCGCGGCATGGTCCATGCGGTAGTCGTCGGCGGCGGAACCTTCAGAGCAGACAATCCCAGCCTCACCTGTCGACAGGATGAATTGCCAAAAGACTTTCGGCAGCCCTTCGGTGTTATCGTGACCTCACGACTTCCGGATAAAGCCGGAGAATTCAAGCTGCTCCGTGACCGCCCCGATCAGGCAATCTTTTTCACCACGGAAGAAGCGGCCCGAAGCACCAACGCCGATGCTCTTCGTGAGCTGGGAGCGCGTGTCTGGCCCCTTGGAGGAACCACGGGCGACCTGGACCTCAAGCAGGGATTCGAGCGCCTCCGCGATGAACTCCAGTGTTACTACACACTGATCGAAGGCGGCGGTCGCTTTGCCATGCAGTGCGTGGAATCCGGCCTGGCGCAGGAGCTGGTCCAATTCATCGCACCCCGCATTCTGGGCGACGACCAGGCTCCAAGCGCATTCAGCGGACGTGAAAACATCAGCATGAGCCAGACCCGAAACTTCCGCATTATCAAGACCCAACGGTCAGGCCCTGACATGATGATGGTCATGCGCCCCGTCGAACCGGACGCAGAATAG
- a CDS encoding deoxycytidylate deaminase, translating to MDERLPWPEYFMRIAHLVAQRSTCTRRAVGAIAVREKRILATGYNGVPTNIAHCADVGCIRDKMGIPSGERHELCRGLHAEQNVIIQAATHSLELTGCDIYCTTKPCILCTKMLINCEVKNIYFADNYPDELSEQMLEEAGVNYVYMPGEFL from the coding sequence ATGGACGAGAGACTCCCCTGGCCCGAATATTTCATGCGGATCGCCCATCTGGTGGCACAACGCTCCACATGCACCCGACGGGCTGTCGGCGCCATTGCCGTACGAGAAAAACGCATACTTGCCACCGGTTACAACGGTGTCCCCACCAACATAGCTCACTGCGCCGATGTCGGCTGCATCCGTGACAAAATGGGGATTCCTTCCGGAGAACGGCATGAACTCTGCCGTGGCCTGCATGCCGAGCAGAATGTCATCATCCAGGCCGCGACCCACAGTCTCGAACTGACCGGATGCGACATATACTGCACCACCAAGCCGTGCATCCTGTGCACCAAGATGCTGATCAACTGTGAAGTCAAGAACATCTACTTTGCAGACAACTATCCTGACGAGCTGTCCGAACAGATGCTTGAAGAAGCCGGAGTGAACTATGTCTACATGCCGGGTGAATTCCTCTAA
- a CDS encoding substrate-binding periplasmic protein, with the protein MLRHIPAAIMVLLFTVSSAQAEAFTVFTNTVPPIKFVENNRLKGVAGEILDALLRRTNHSVDTVIALPLKTAYEQVRQTKNSICPALGRTPQREKHFKWVGPVYSTRFGLIVKKSRLEELKSVNSSDLIVGSVAQSVPEQKYRKQFPSKKVRQIPTTDQAIRQLAGNTIDVLVFALTPAFHLIAHEGLDPHDYVVLNEIDSVDLYIAFNLHTSDQTIQQFQDALEDMKRSDDNDNEYKRIISRYFVPSL; encoded by the coding sequence ATGCTACGTCATATCCCGGCTGCGATCATGGTTCTGCTTTTTACTGTCTCCTCGGCGCAGGCTGAGGCTTTCACTGTTTTCACCAATACGGTTCCCCCCATTAAATTTGTGGAGAACAACAGGCTCAAGGGCGTTGCAGGCGAAATTCTCGATGCCTTGCTGCGCCGTACCAATCATAGTGTCGACACGGTCATCGCCCTTCCGTTGAAAACAGCCTATGAGCAGGTCCGCCAGACGAAAAACTCCATCTGTCCCGCCCTCGGCAGAACCCCGCAAAGGGAAAAACACTTCAAGTGGGTAGGGCCGGTGTACTCCACCCGGTTCGGTTTGATCGTCAAAAAAAGTCGCCTGGAGGAGCTGAAATCAGTGAACAGTTCCGATCTGATTGTCGGATCCGTGGCTCAGAGTGTACCGGAACAAAAATACCGGAAGCAATTCCCGTCCAAAAAAGTCCGGCAAATCCCCACCACGGACCAAGCCATCCGCCAACTGGCAGGTAACACCATAGATGTTCTGGTCTTTGCCCTTACTCCGGCATTCCATCTGATCGCACACGAGGGGCTGGACCCGCACGATTACGTCGTCCTCAATGAAATAGACAGCGTGGATTTGTACATTGCCTTCAACCTGCATACCAGCGACCAGACCATACAACAGTTCCAGGATGCCCTTGAAGACATGAAGCGTTCGGACGATAACGACAACGAGTACAAACGAATCATCTCCCGCTATTTCGTGCCTTCCCTCTGA
- a CDS encoding FmdB family zinc ribbon protein has protein sequence MPIYEYTCRECGNEFEELVFSSTALPPCPKCASENVEKLMSACSVQADSGSKTPSMPQMPPMGGCGGGG, from the coding sequence ATGCCCATATACGAATACACATGCAGAGAATGCGGCAACGAGTTTGAAGAACTGGTGTTCTCCAGCACGGCACTGCCTCCTTGTCCCAAATGCGCATCCGAGAATGTAGAGAAACTCATGAGCGCCTGTTCTGTTCAGGCAGACAGTGGCAGCAAGACACCTTCCATGCCCCAAATGCCTCCCATGGGTGGCTGCGGCGGGGGCGGTTGA
- a CDS encoding Spy/CpxP family protein refolding chaperone, with amino-acid sequence MTKKNLTITALAAVLTLFISAMAFAGPGYGRGGCGGPYGGNGAYSQLTPEKQAAVDTIVEKYNKQFEELRTQMWTKHSTLQAMVNGGQADEAKIGKLTKEVTELRDQMFELRTQMSTELEKETGLTGFGGRGRHHQGFHGGGNYGDCPGLQGQGRGHGYHGGGRY; translated from the coding sequence ATGACTAAGAAGAACCTTACTATCACCGCTTTGGCAGCAGTTCTGACTCTTTTCATCTCCGCAATGGCCTTTGCCGGTCCCGGTTACGGACGCGGCGGCTGCGGCGGCCCCTACGGCGGCAACGGCGCATACAGCCAGTTGACCCCTGAAAAGCAGGCTGCAGTGGATACCATCGTTGAAAAGTACAACAAGCAGTTCGAGGAGCTCCGCACTCAGATGTGGACCAAGCACTCCACCCTGCAGGCAATGGTCAATGGCGGCCAGGCTGATGAAGCAAAGATCGGCAAGCTGACCAAGGAAGTGACCGAGCTTCGCGACCAGATGTTCGAGCTGCGTACCCAGATGTCTACCGAACTGGAAAAGGAAACCGGACTGACCGGCTTTGGTGGACGCGGACGTCATCACCAGGGATTCCACGGCGGCGGTAATTATGGTGACTGCCCCGGTCTTCAGGGACAGGGTCGAGGCCACGGTTACCACGGTGGTGGACGCTACTAG
- a CDS encoding DUF4405 domain-containing protein: MLRKITSLTSFLALIITLVTSVILYIVPQGRVAYWADWHLMGLSKEQWGDIHITVGTLFLVMLFIHLWLNWKPITAYMKNQAREMVVMTKPMIISVALTAFVTVGTLLGLPPMQQLIDLGASIKDGAVATYGNPPYGHAELSPLKKFCGFLGFDAEKALAALQQKGYGPDISLQTPVKEIAASKGVSPQQVLDDIRVALGESMDPFAAMPATPPEGTGKLALADICKTFGLPLQEAVAKLNTQSIKADGAWTMKKIANENGMNPKEVYDALRATP, from the coding sequence ATGTTGCGCAAGATCACTTCCCTGACAAGCTTTTTGGCCCTGATCATCACGTTGGTGACAAGTGTCATTTTGTATATCGTCCCACAAGGCCGCGTGGCCTATTGGGCGGATTGGCATTTGATGGGCCTGTCCAAGGAGCAATGGGGCGATATCCACATCACGGTCGGAACACTGTTTCTGGTCATGCTGTTCATTCACCTCTGGCTGAACTGGAAACCAATTACCGCCTACATGAAGAATCAGGCCAGAGAAATGGTGGTCATGACCAAGCCCATGATTATCAGTGTTGCCCTGACAGCGTTCGTTACGGTCGGTACGTTGCTGGGGCTTCCGCCCATGCAGCAATTGATCGATCTTGGGGCTTCCATAAAGGATGGAGCCGTGGCGACATATGGTAATCCTCCGTATGGTCATGCCGAGCTGAGTCCGCTGAAAAAGTTCTGCGGTTTCCTCGGTTTCGATGCAGAAAAGGCTCTGGCGGCCCTGCAGCAAAAAGGGTACGGTCCCGACATATCCCTGCAGACGCCGGTGAAGGAGATTGCTGCCTCAAAGGGTGTCAGCCCTCAGCAGGTGCTTGATGATATCCGGGTTGCTCTGGGCGAATCCATGGATCCGTTTGCGGCGATGCCAGCCACGCCACCGGAAGGAACCGGGAAGCTCGCGCTGGCTGACATCTGCAAGACATTCGGACTGCCCCTGCAGGAGGCGGTCGCCAAGTTGAACACACAGTCCATCAAGGCCGACGGCGCATGGACGATGAAAAAAATAGCTAATGAAAACGGGATGAATCCCAAGGAAGTCTACGACGCCTTGCGAGCCACCCCATAG